The Rutidosis leptorrhynchoides isolate AG116_Rl617_1_P2 unplaced genomic scaffold, CSIRO_AGI_Rlap_v1 contig523, whole genome shotgun sequence genome includes a region encoding these proteins:
- the LOC139884237 gene encoding uncharacterized protein produces the protein MAKYLQIVRTMLSQFDNFQVVHIPRDQNTHVNTLSKLALGDLEDIDRPVYTEVLERSSVDIPLVAPIMCPPDWMTPIRSYIVDGFVPDDPAEAQKLIRKAAKYTIIRGALYKRSILGPFLRCLTPEEADYALHETHEGICGQHLGGRSLSYKILRQGFFWPTI, from the coding sequence ATGGCAAAGTACCTCCAGATAGTTCGGACCATGCTAAGTCAGTTCGACAATTTTCAAGTTGTGCACATCCCAAGGGATCAAAACACCCATGTCAACACTCTCTCAAAGCTCGCATTGGGTGACTTGGAAGACATAGACCGACCTGTGTACACGGAGGTCTTGGAAAGGTCATCGGTCGACATTCCATTAGTTGCACCAATAATGTGTCCACCCGATTGGATGACTCCCATCCGCTCTTACATCGTTGATGGTTTTGTGCCCGATGATCCAGCCGAAGCTCAAAAACTCATCCGAAAAGCCGCGAAGTACACCATCATTAGAGGAGCCTTGTACAAGAGATCCATCTTGGGCCCTTTCCTAAGGTGTTTGACCCCCGAAGAGGCCGACTATGCCCTTCATGAAACTCATGAAGGCATTTGCGGACAACACTTAGGAGGTCGGTCCCTATCCTACAAAATACTTAGACAAGGATTCTTTTGGCCAACAATTTAG